The sequence below is a genomic window from Bacillota bacterium.
CGCACAGGTAGGCAATGGTGAGTGCATACACTTTCGCCGCCGTCAACAGGTCGGCGATGCGAATGTGTTCGTCGACCGCATGAGCCTGCTTGGTTTCCCCAGGACCAAAGAGGCAGGCGGCCTTGATGCCAACCTGGTCCTTCCAGTCCGCCACGTCGCCGAACGATACCGCGCCTCCCAGTTGCAAATCTACCCCTATCGCCTTTCCCGCTCGCTTTAGCGCCTGGCACAGATCGGAGTCGGGCGGGAATTCCAGCGGCTCCCGCCTTTCCGTGATTTTCATGGACTTTAGGATGAACTCGGGATCCTGCTCCTGCCGCCGACGCACCTTGGCTGCCACACGCTCGTACACCTCTTCCACCGACAGAGGGGGGGCGAACCTGATGTCGAAATGGAATTCACACCAATCCGGCACCATGTTGGGTTGGTTTCCCCCGCGGATGGTCCCCACATTGATGCTGTCCTTCCCCATCACCGGGTGCACGCCGAGCGGCACGCTGTAAATGTCCTCAATGAGTGCCGCCGCCTTCCGAATGGCGTTTATGCCCTTACCGGTCGCAGAGTGAGTGGCTTCGCCGCCAACCAGGAACTTGACCCAAACTCGGCCCCGCGAAGTGTACGTAATCTTCAAATCGTACGGCTCACCAAATATGGCCATGTCTCCCTTGACCAGTCCGTTGCGGGCCAAATAAGTCATGCCGTTGAAGTACGGTGACTCGGGCGGATGCCACTCATCACCAGCCCAAGCTACCAGACGGACCGTTCCCTTCAACTTCAGTCCGGACCGCGCCACCGCGAACACCGCAGCCATCATCGCCGCCAGGCTACCCTTGGTGTCCGCAGCACCGCGACCGTATACTTTGCCGTCCACAATCTCCGCCCCAAACGGGTCGTGGGTCCACTTCCCCCTGTCGTAGACGGGAACCACATCGGTGTGGGCATCCAGCAGAAGAACAGGGGTGCCGACTTCACCGGGAAGCGTCCCGACCACGTTGGGCCGTACCCAGGTGTCTCCCTCGTCCCCGGCTTCCAGCACGGAGAGGTCGTGACGTTCCATTTCGGACTTGATGAGGCTCGCGATCTCTCGCATGGCGTCCTTACCCTGAGGCGGAAAGATGCTGGGAATCCTTATCAGCCGCTTGAGGAGATCCACCGTGTAGTCCTCATCGAGTTGCGACAACACCCTTTCCTCCAGTTCCACCACTCTCACCTCCCCAGTAACGCACCACCGCTTCCCCTGCACGGACAATGTGCTCGCGCATCTTTGCCTCTGCCTCCTCTGCCATCCCCGCACGCATCACCTCCACAATTCCCCTGTGTTCCTGCACAAGCCGTTCGGCCTCGGGCAGCAAGGCAAACCTCAGGGTCAGACGATCAAAAAGTGGCCACTGCGTGCGCATCAGATCTTGAAGCCTACTACACCCGCTCAACTCCAGTACGCTGTCATGAAACAGCTTATTTAGACGCGTTAGCGAGCGGTAACGCTTGGCCGCCGTGTTGCCAGGACCTTTCCTGGCAACGGCCTGAGTATACTGCTCGCAAATGCGGTCAAGGATGCTGAGATCACACTCGCCTGCCCGCACCCTCTCCGCTACCCTCCTGGCAGCGCCGCCCTC
It includes:
- a CDS encoding M20 family metallopeptidase, with protein sequence MELEERVLSQLDEDYTVDLLKRLIRIPSIFPPQGKDAMREIASLIKSEMERHDLSVLEAGDEGDTWVRPNVVGTLPGEVGTPVLLLDAHTDVVPVYDRGKWTHDPFGAEIVDGKVYGRGAADTKGSLAAMMAAVFAVARSGLKLKGTVRLVAWAGDEWHPPESPYFNGMTYLARNGLVKGDMAIFGEPYDLKITYTSRGRVWVKFLVGGEATHSATGKGINAIRKAAALIEDIYSVPLGVHPVMGKDSINVGTIRGGNQPNMVPDWCEFHFDIRFAPPLSVEEVYERVAAKVRRRQEQDPEFILKSMKITERREPLEFPPDSDLCQALKRAGKAIGVDLQLGGAVSFGDVADWKDQVGIKAACLFGPGETKQAHAVDEHIRIADLLTAAKVYALTIAYLCGGQG
- a CDS encoding FCD domain-containing protein; this encodes EGGAARRVAERVRAGECDLSILDRICEQYTQAVARKGPGNTAAKRYRSLTRLNKLFHDSVLELSGCSRLQDLMRTQWPLFDRLTLRFALLPEAERLVQEHRGIVEVMRAGMAEEAEAKMREHIVRAGEAVVRYWGGESGGTGGKGVVATR